From Argopecten irradians isolate NY chromosome 12, Ai_NY, whole genome shotgun sequence, one genomic window encodes:
- the LOC138305045 gene encoding uncharacterized protein, producing MTSQSMVPIIKNKLLPNVRQNITRDNGGDNWELKSLREAIGKEICILEAGETEPEVIPTATFVTGTSDNKRTKGKTQGIPNTSANSRKPCLFCREMHSPNQCTNITDYKARIDIVKSKNVCFNCFGSHKVSNCHSKFKCRKCGKRHHTSICNDQIPQSPNPKVYVSEGNKGADKEEKTATLHSTTITSHSEVLLKTAIAPVWSEFQHATASILLDEGAQNSFMTEDLAKELNVETTGTINMKIAAFGGSESQIRHLKTARIFISNLSAERESR from the coding sequence atgacgtcacagtctATGGTACCAATAATCAAGAACAAACTACTGCCCAACGTAAGACAGAACATCACTAGAGATAACGGAGGCGATAATTGGGAGTTGAAATCCTTGCGCGAGGCTATCGGGAAGGAAATATGCATTTTGGAAGCGGGAGAAACTGAACCGGAAGTTATACCTACGGCAACTTTTGTAACCGGAACTTCAGACAACAAGAGGACAAAAGGTAAGACACAAGGTATACCGAATACAAGCGCCAATTCTAGAAAGCCGTGTTTGTTTTGCCGGGAGATGCACTCACCTAACCAATGTACAAACATCACCGATTACAAAGCACGCATAGACATTGTGAAGTCCAAGAACGTTTGTTTCAACTGTTTTGGTTCACATAAAGTGAGTAACTGTCATTCCAAATTCAAGTGTAGAAAATGCGGGAAAAGACATCACACTAGTATATGTAATGACCAGATTCCACAATCGCCGAATCCTAAGGTTTATGTATCGGAGGGAAATAAAGGTGCTGACAAGGAGGAGAAAACCGCAACGCTTCACTCAACAACGATTACATCTCATTCCGAGGTTTTATTAAAGACAGCTATAGCCCCAGTATGGTCGGAATTTCAACACGCTACAGCAAGCATTCTTTTAGACGAAGGAGCACAGAATTCTTTCATGACCGAGGATTTAGCCAAAGAACTAAATGTCGAGACTACAGGAACTATTAACATGAAAATAGCTGCTTTTGGGGGAAGTGAAAGTCAGATACGTCATCTAAAAACTGCACGCATATTCATTTCAAATCTGTCAGCGGAGAGAGAATCCCGATAG